A stretch of the Vigna radiata var. radiata cultivar VC1973A chromosome 7, Vradiata_ver6, whole genome shotgun sequence genome encodes the following:
- the LOC106765534 gene encoding ACT domain-containing protein ACR8: MEWQPCTDEYEKLVIRMSTPRVVIDNAVCSTATIVKVDSGRKHGILLDAVQVLSDLNLSIKKAYISSDGRWFMDVFHVTDQNGNKLTDQSVLNYIEQSLGGIHNGSANVLNGLTTLELTGTDRVGLLSEVFAVLAEQQCDVVNAKVWTHNGRIASLIYVKDSSSGTLIEDSLRIKTIEARLRNVLKGDNDIRSAKTSFTNAVVHTERRLHQMMYADRDYQRNPIFKFTSDIPVVTVQNWAERGYSVVNVQCKDRIKLLFDVVCNLTDMEYVVFHGTAKTTVDQAYLEFYIRHKDGTPISSEPERHRVIQCLQAAVERRAFEGVMLELCTEDRQGLLAEVMRTFRENGLNVTRAEISTIGDRTSNVFYVTDAIGYPADPKLIESVRQKVGLSHLKVKELALVCHEKAEREDEAVGVGGAVLLCLGSLVRRNLYNLGLIKSCS, translated from the exons ATGGAGTGGCAACCATGTACGGATGAGTACGAGAAGCTCGTAATTCGCATGAGCACTCCCAG GGTTGTCATAGATAATGCCGTCTGCTCCACCGCAACAATAGTCAAG GTTGATAGCGGCAGAAAACATGGGATTCTTTTGGATGCCGTACAAGTGCTTTCTGATCTAAACCTTTCAATTAAGAAGGCTTACATTTCCTCTGATGGGAGATGGTTCATGGATG TTTTTCATGTTACTGATCAAAACGGAAACAAGCTAACCGATCAGAGcgttttgaattatattgaacag TCGCTTGGCGGAATTCACAATGGGAGTGCCAATGTCTTAAACGGTCTCACTACCCTTGAATTAACGGGCACAGACCGCGTTGGTCTTCTTTCGGAGGTGTTTGCTGTACTAGCTGAGCAGCAATGTGATGTGGTTAATGCTAAGGTTTGGACTCACAATGGTCGAATTGCCTCTTTAATCTATGTGAAAGACAGCAGTTCTGGGACTCTTATCGAGGACTCTCTGAGAATTAAAACTATTGAAGCACGTTTAAGAAATGTTCTAAAGGGTGACAATGATATTAGGAGTGCGAAAACTTCCTTCACCAACGCCGTTGTGCACACAGAAAGAAGGCTGCACCAGATGATGTACGCTGATCGTGATTACCAAAGGAATCCCATTTTCAAGTTTACTTCTGATATCCCAGTAGTCACCGTTCAAAATTGGGCCGAAAGGGGTTATTCGGTTGTCAATGTGCAGTGCAAGGATCGAATTAAACTTTTGTTTGATGTGGTCTGTAATTTGACTGATATGGAATATGTTGTGTTCCATGGAACTGCCAAGACAACAGTTGACCAAGCGTATCTG GAGTTTTATATAAGACACAAGGATGGCACTCCAATTAGTTCAGAACCAGAACGTCATCGTGTGATTCAATGCTTGCAAGCTGCTGTGGAGAGAAGGGCATTTGAG GGTGTTATGCTAGAGTTATGTACGGAGGATAGACAGGGGCTTCTAGCAGAAGTGATGAGAACTTTTCGAGAGAATGGACTTAATGTGACAAGGGCGGAGATATCTACCATTGGGGACAGGACATCAAATGTGTTTTATGTAACAGATGCGATCGGATACCCTGCGGATCCAAAATTGATCGAATCTGTTAGGCAGAAAGTTGGATTGAGCCATTTAAAAGTGAAGGAGTTAGCATTGGTATGCCACGAGAAGGCAGAAAGGGAAGATGAAGCAGTTGGGGTTGGTGGGGCAGTGTTGCTGTGTCTGGGGAGCCTCGTGAGAAGGAATCTATACAATTTGGGTTTGATAAAATCATGCTCTTAA